A region of the Ovis canadensis isolate MfBH-ARS-UI-01 breed Bighorn chromosome 10, ARS-UI_OviCan_v2, whole genome shotgun sequence genome:
tcttgtttgagTGTTTTCCTTTGTTGGCAATTAGCCGCAAGAGTCCTGGTTCAAGGAAGTTGCCTTTCAGCACAGACTAGCCTGGGACAGAGGGCAGGCTCAGCAGAAGACAAATCCAGACAAGACTTGACTGGTGTCACCACCTGAAAAGTCTTGCCAAATCCTGGAGAGGAGCTACTGGATAGAAAATCCAGAATGCACCAGATATGACCTGCAGTTTGTTAAGAGAAGAAGTCTCAAGGGTTATTCTTTAGTGGTCTTAGAAATCCTGGAGAACcttccaaatatattttttataattttattgatcttatttattttctggcgGTGCTAAGTCTCTGTTGCTGCagtgggcttttctccagttgtggtgagtgcAGGCGACTCTCTAGGTATGAcgggagggcttctcattgtagtggttTCTCccgttgcagaacacaggctcagtaattgtggcgcaagggcttaattgctctgaggcatgtgggatcttcccagaccaggaatggaGCCcgcgcctcctgcactgggaggcagattctttaccactgggccaccagggaagccctcaaacgtTTTTAAAGATGGATGTCTCGACCATGTGTCCTCCTCCCCTAACACATTTCCCTAACATTCTACTGCCCTGAATATGCACATCAGGAAAGCATCATTCTTCTTTAGTTAAATTATTGTTAGAAATACTTCAGAGCATTAACATGTATTTATgttaacaatatattttaaaattattttctgagtgTCCTGCACAGTGAAACCACTGAGAGAAAACCTTAAGGAGCCTAAAAGGAAAAGTcactatattctttttaaaaaaaaaattattggaatgcagttgatttacagtgttgtgtttacCATATTTCCTTTTGGTAGTAAATGTTTCTCACTTCTTACGTTCTGAAAAATGTGATATTATATTTCCCCTTTATCAAGAGGCCTTTCCTTTTCCATTAATTGATTCTTTTCTCCCGTGATATTATTCTACCCTTTAACTGTCGTTCTGGGGGTACTTGAGAACTTTTTTTAAAggtcagatttattttttcattttaaaaaattttctggcccctccacgtggcatgtgggatcttagtcccctgatcagggactgaacctctctCCCTGccgtggaagtgcagaatcttaaccactggagcaccggAGAAGCCCCTACTTGAGAATTTTTAACATACCTCTAGAAGTTACGCTGAATTTTCGATCAGAAAAACTGCTCCTTCGGATTAAAGGTTCACTcattttttccagaaataatttAATGGTCTCCTTCTTTTCTGGGCTTGTACTTGACAAATTTAGAACTTTTCCATTCACTTTTACAGTGGAATTGCTGAGCCCAAACCAATAGAAGAAATCAAACAATGCATCGGCTTTGAATTCATACGCAAAGCTCAAATCTTCTCCGTTAACAACCTTGTTTCCTGGAGGGAAAAAATTCTTTACTGCCTCTTGAAAATcaaactgaaagagaaagaagcattTAATTAATTACATGGATATAACTATAACATATTATGGACATACATTACCATACAATTATAGTATAGAATTAACAGCTGTCCAAATGTCCAAAATATCacaccttttatttctctttctgacataattttaaataggtgcctttatttaaaaacaaacaaacaaatctttgCCTTTGCATCAAGTTCCATCAAGTTCAAGACCTTGGACTGCTTGGTCAAACTGATATTTATTCTTACCCCATTTCTCAGAAGTTGCTAAAAACTAAGTTCACTTTACTGGTAGTGATAATGCAGCAGTAGAAAATGTCAGTCTGGATTCAGTTAAGTGAGAGTTAAGCTTTAGGGACTCCACCCTGGCTTGCAATGTCCAGACCCCCTTCTGTGTTGGCAGCCCTGGATTAACACAGGCCAACTCACCTGGAGCCGGTAGCTTTCTCCAATCACTGAGGAAATGACCATGTCCATCCCCTGCTCTATCTGTCTTCTTATCTTGGGGTGTCTTGTGTTCACAAGAAACGCGTATGTCCTTTCTAGAAACGAGGAAGCACAAGTCAAAAAGAAGGGACCACTTGTGACCTAGACCTACTTCTTAGAGAACAGTCGGCTTTCCGGTCACCAGCAGGCCAAATGATATCAAGGGCTCAGATGCACTAACAAGCATTCCTTGTTACACTGTGATCTGATCCTGGCCCCTCCTGCAGAGAAGGGCATCTTGACTTTGAATTAGGAAGTGAGCAGAGGATCTGAATGACTCTGAACAAGATGAGCAGAGCGTCGGCTCTATGAATCTGAATGAGGAAGGGCGTGTTTGAGGAAGTCTCTTTGGAATTGGTAGGCCCATTCTTACTCTCTTGAACTCATTTTTAAGAACATTTTAGAATTAAGTTTAAGAAATTCTAACGCTATCACAGAACTTATGCTCGTTGACTCTCCACATATCACTTTGAGCAGGAGGAAGACGCGCAAATGGAGATACTTTCATATTGGAATTTGAGTTAATTTAGTTGCTATCAGTTTGATTTCCTGGAAGAAACAATAAAGGGATATCTTTGGAATTTGAAGGCCACAGCAGGAAACATGAAAGCATCTGCAAGTCATTCCTCACAGGAGCATCTGATACGGGATAGACAGTATGGTGTATCGTCATCATCACTCCAGTCATTTTTGCAACCCCTTCAGGCTCAGAGATCACTTCCTGCCAAGACAGGAAGTACGAAAGAAAACTCAGAGACAGATGGTTTCTGCTGCAGGGTCATTTAGAGGTTTGCTCTGCAGGCCTCCGCTGATGGCCTAACCCATCTAGCTTTCAGCCTTGCACAAGCTGACACCGTCTCTGCTTTCTCCATGTCCAACTTCTGCCTCATcaacaggccacagtccacagccCAGAAAGGCAGAACCAAACCCAAACTTTATATACCTACCTTTCAAGGAGTCCTTTTTGGTCTGTACATGAACAAAAAAGAGCATTGGTTTGCTCAATATGGTTTCCCTGTAGTCTTTATAATCGCAGTAGTTGGTCAGTTCCACATATCTGTGAAAAAAGCAGAGATGATTACAAATGCTATGTAGCCTTCCACTGAAGTCAGGACAGGCATGTACCGGACACGTGCCTGCTATATCCACAGATCTTCCAAGGGAAGTCCTCTAAAATGTATTCTTCAGGAGGCAGCCATATCTTATATCAAATAAGCAATTCCCCCTCCCTGGTTGACTAACAGATCAACCTGCCACCCAAAGGTGGCCTGGGCCTGGGGGTGCCTGGCACCAGCGCTCAGCTCTCAGGGGCAGCCTTTACCAGATGATGACCCCTACCATCTGTTTGGGCTGTAAGAGCAGTgtgcacacgcgcgcgcgcgcgtgtgtgtgtgtgtgtgtgtgtgtgtgtgcatgcatgctcagttgtcccggactctctgtgaccccatggattgtagcccaccaggctcctctgtccatgggattttccaggcaaaaatactggagtgggttgccatgcccttctccagggtagccttccgatccaaggatcaaaccctcatctcttgtgttggcagctggattctttaccactagccacctgggaaggccctaaGATAGCGCTACCAGAGCACTATGTATCACTGAATTGAGAATGAATTATGCTTAATAAGTGGACTTCTCAAGGTCTTCTCCCGTGCAGTCATCCTAACTGATGGATCTgaaattttcctttccttctcttcttctcttccctttgcTAATCCTGAGATAAACCCAGGCCCCTTCAGAGATGCAATATTCACATGAACTACTTCACATCTCCCCCGATTGTGAGCttgtacagtttttaaaaactaatgtaGGATTTCTCTTCAGGGCCCTATTCAATATAGCCTCCTTGGTCTTAGTTCATTATTTCAACCCAGGAAGATCTTTTTGCTTTTTGACTGTGTCTTCCAGCATGTCAGTTTCCTCTCCCTACTCTACACATTTTCCAAGCCTCCTTTCTGTGTCTCTACCTGCATTGTTGATTTAAAAGAAGACAGATATAAATTGGCTTCTTTCAAGAAGATGGCTAATTTTCTAGCCAAACCCAAGTTCAGAAGCAGCATGGACACGGCTGGGCTGAGAGGTACACAGTGGGCTGGGGGATGCGTCTGCCCCAGGCCCTCTTCAAGACAGAGAGGCATCCCCACTGATGAGCATCACTGTGAGGTCTGCATGGGGTGAATGGGGGGCTTTTGCTATAGGGCTGTGTGTTGGCTTCTAGTCCCAGGCAGAAACCACTCCTGCATTTCTGGCTTGTGGTCCTTCCAGAACCTGACCTGAAAAATCACCGCCTTGGGGACCACCTGCAGCTGGGGGGCTCTGGCCACACAGtctgcagcctccttccccatcaaGCTGGTTAGAGGGGCCAGAGCTGGAGACCCAGACCGAAGCCTGGGCCAAGAGCAGTGGGAGAATTCATCTACCCCCGAGTCAGGAAAACACAGCTTCCGCTCGTCTGCCTCTAGCTCCGTCTCTTCCGGGTGAGATAACACAGATGCAGACTGGGATCTGCCTGGCTCTTCCTCcgtgcctcccccaccccaaccttccTGGGCAGAACAGGGTGGAGAGAGCATGGGGTGAGCAGGCCCCTGAAGGGCAGTGTCACCGTTCTCTTTGTCCCAGCTGACCAACTGCCAAAaggtcctggagaaaggaagcaaaggagaagggaggaggaagggaatgaCCCTTTGCTGGATTCcctctctctcattcattcattcgctaAGCCTGGGTGCTGACCTGTGCCTTACGCAGCTGAGGCGCTCAGGGCCCAGAAAGTGGGGGTGGGGTCGCAGGGCAACAGTACAGGGGTCCCCCTGTGCTCTCCATCCCCTCTGCCATCCATCTATTCCATCTATTTCCCTCAAGGTGATTCCTCTGCTCTCAATAGCCATGGTCTTAC
Encoded here:
- the MEDAG gene encoding mesenteric estrogen-dependent adipogenesis protein encodes the protein MAGLASAPAARPSLTSISSGELRSLWTCDCELALLPLGQLLRLQPGAFQLRGDQLVVPAPAEPAAARGGFNVFGDGFVRLDGQLYRLSSYMRRYVELTNYCDYKDYRETILSKPMLFFVHVQTKKDSLKERTYAFLVNTRHPKIRRQIEQGMDMVISSVIGESYRLQFDFQEAVKNFFPPGNKVVNGEDLSFAYEFKADALFDFFYWFGLSNSTVKVNGKVLNLSSTSPEKKETIKLFLEKMSEPLIRRSSFSDRKFSVTSRGSIDEVFNCNLSPRSSLMEPLVAELPFPCVLESEETPNPFI